A single Pochonia chlamydosporia 170 chromosome Unknown PCv3seq00011, whole genome shotgun sequence DNA region contains:
- a CDS encoding eukaryotic translation initiation factor 3 subunit B (similar to Coccidioides immitis RS XP_001238944.1): MAPSFDHLREADLDDDEFNEDDIDISDLREKFEVSLEQGYDAFVVVDGLPKVTEDQKPKLLKFLLKKLNTVGRTREDLVYMPMGDDGYSMRLVAAFDIALVALTIFAFVEYSSPAEAAAATRQLDLVPLDKKHTMRVNKLTDIERYGGEGRVDEKYTPPHIDEFTEKEHLRWFMKDPSGRGRDQFVMYRGDTVGVFWNNEKDQPENIVDRLHWTETFLQWSPLGTYLTSIHAQGVQLWGGQSWSRQARFAHPYVNLVAFSPTERYLVTWSNRPISIPETGHPALSIDDDGKNYVIWDIATGAPLRSFANLDLPKGEEGKPPPKLQWPAFKWSADDKYVARLTQGQSISVYELPRMNLLDKTSIKIEGVMDFDWAPATVQREGVKSYEQLFCFWTPEIGSNPAKVGLMSIPSKEIVRSLNLFSVSDAKLHWQSEAAYLCVKVDRHSKSKKSQATTLEIFRVKEKGVPVEVVDTIKDTVINFAWEPKGDRFAIITTTEPVGVTAVPPKTAVSFFCPEKVKGPIAGNFKHLRTLDKKNSNAIYWSPRGRFVVIATIHNQQSSDLDFFDLDFEGDKPESDKDMTANLQLMNTADHYGVTDVEWDPSGRYVATWASVWKHAMENGYHIYDFKGEALREEPIDKFKQFQWRPRPASLLTKEEQKQVRKNLREYSRVFEQEDADRGASADLAVVEARRAMLEEWYAWRADVEEEIYEERSALGLPQDPHAAMLEAKTKAMGASGADQDQVIEEIVEDVLEESEEVLA, encoded by the exons atggctccgTCCTTCGACCACTTGCGCGAGGCCgacctcgacgacgacgagtttAATGAGGATGATATTGACATCTCGGATCTTCGCGAGAAGTTCGAGGTTTCGTTGGAGCAGGGCTATGACGCCTTTGTTGTAGTCGACGGCCTCCCCAAGGTCACGGAGGACCAGAAACCGAAGCTGCTCAAAtttttgttgaagaagcttaACACTGTTGGAAGGACGAGAGAGGATTTAGTCTATATGCCCATGGGCGATGATGGATATTCTATGAGGTTAGTTGCTGCGTTCGATATTGCACTCGTAGCATTGACCAT CTTTGCATTTGTTGAGTATTCTTCACCTGCCGAAGCCGCTGCTGCCACGAGACAGCTGGACCTGGTTCCCCTTGACAAGAAGCACACTATGCGTGTGAATAAATTAACCGACATCGAGCGGTATGGTGGCGAGGGCAGAGTTGACGAAAAATATACACCTCCTCACATTGACGAGTTTACCGAGAAGGAGCATTTGCGGTGGTTCATGAAGGACCCCTCTGGCCGAGGACGCGACCAATTCGTTATGTATCGCGGAGACACTGTGGGCGTGTTTTGGAACAACGAGAAGGATCAGCCTGAAAACATCGTTGACCGACTACACTGGACCGAGACTTTCTTGCAGTGGTCGCCGCTCGGCACATATCTGACTTCAATCCACGCCCAAGGCGTTCAGCTCTGGGGCGGTCAATCATGGTCCCGACAAGCTCGATTTGCCCACCCCTACGTCAATCTCGTCGCCTTCTCCCCAACTGAGAGGTATTTGGTTACTTGGTCTAACCGACCAATTTCCATCCCCGAGACTGGCCACCCTGCACTCTCcatcgatgatgatggcaagaatTACGTTATTTGGGATATCGCTACTGGCGCTCCCTTGCGTTCTTTCGCCAACCTGGACTTGCCGAAGGGCGAGGAGGGCAAGCCTCCGCCAAAGTTGCAATGGCCGGCCTTCAAGTGGTCCGCAGACGACAAGTATGTGGCCCGGTTGACGCAAGGCCAGTCCATCTCTGTCTATGAACTGCCACGCATGAATCTGCTAGACAAGACGAGCATCAAGATCGAAGGCGTCATGGACTTTGACTGGGCTCCCGCTACTGTGCAGAGAGAAGGTGTCAAGAGCTACGAGCagcttttctgcttctggaCTCCCGAAATTGGCAGCAATCCCGCCAAGGTCGGCTTGATGAGCATCCCTTCCAAGGAAATTGTCCGATCGCTCAATCTCTTCAGCGTTAGTGACGCTAAGCTGCACTGGCAATCGGAGGCTGCCTATCTTTGCGTCAAGGTCGACCGACACTCCAAATCAAAGAAATCGCAAGCCACGACACTGGAGATTTTCCGAGTTAAGGAGAAGGGCGTCCCTGTCGAGGTTGTCGATACCATCAAGGACACCgtcatcaactttgcttGGGAGCCCAAGGGTGACAGGTTCGCgatcatcaccaccaccgagCCAGTCGGCGTCACTGCTGTTCCACCCAAGACGGCCgtctccttcttctgccCCGAAAAGGTCAAGGGACCTATTGCGGGCAACTTCAAGCACCTTAGAACactggacaagaagaacagcAACGCCATCTATTGGTCACCGCGGGGACGATTCGTTGTCATTGCCACAATCCACAATCAGCAGAGCTCCGACCTCGATTTCTTTGACCTGGACTTTGAGGGTGATAAGCCCGAATCAGACAAGGACATGACTGCCAACCTGCAATTGATGAACACTGCTGATCACTACGGTGTAACCGATGTTGAGTGGGATCCGTCAGGACGATATGTTGCCACCTGGGCATCAGTCTGGAAGCATGCT ATGGAAAACGGATACCACATTTATGACTTCAAGGGTGAGGCTCTGCGGGAAGAACCCATCGACAAATTCAAGCAGTTCCAGTGGCGACCAAGACCTGCTAGcttgttgaccaaggaggagCAGAAGCAGGTCCGCAAAAACCTGCGAGAGTACAGCCGTGTGTTCGAACAGGAAGATGCCGACCGTGGTGCTTCTGCTGATTTGGCCGTGGTCGAGGCCCGACGAGCTATGTTGGAGGAATGGTACGCTTGGCGCGCCGATGTCGAAGAGGAGATTTACGAGGAGCGC
- a CDS encoding T-complex protein 1 subunit beta (similar to Aspergillus terreus NIH2624 XP_001214096.1), with protein MSFQPTQIFEEGTTEEKGENARLAAFVGAIAVGDLVKSTLGPKGMDKILQSASTGDIMVTNDGATILKSIALDNAAAKVLVNISKVQDDEVGDGTTSVAVLAAELLREAEKLVDKKIHPQTIIEGYRIASQAALKALEESAVDHSKSPEAFRKDLLSIARTTLSSKVLAQDRDHFATLACDAVLRLKKSSDLSHIQIIKKAGGKLSESYLDEGFILDKKIGVNQPKRLEKAKILVANTSMDTDKVKIFGARMKVGATSKLAELEKAEKDKMKAKVDKIKAHGINCFINRQLIYNWPEQLFTDAGIMSIEHADFDGIERLALVTGGEIASTFDHPEQVKLGQCDLIEEVIIGEDTLIKFSGVSAGEACTIVLRGATEQLLDEAERSLHDALAVLSQTVIEPRTTLGGGCAEMVMAKAVDGAATRVEGKKQLAVSSFAIALRQLPTILADNAGLDSGDLVSRLRKHIYDGLSTYGLDLLTPGGGVADMRDLGVIESYKLKRAVVSSASEAAELLLRVDDIIRAAPRRRERM; from the exons ATG TCTTTCCAGCCAACGCAGATTTTCGAAGAGGGCACCACAGAGGAGAAAGGCGAGAATGCGCGTCTCGCCGCCtttgttggtgccattgctgttggcgaCCTGGTGAAGAGCACCTTGGGTCCCAAGGGAATGGACAAGATCTTGCAATCAGC TTCCACTGGCGATATTATGGTCACCAACGATGGCGCTACTATTCTCAAGTCGATAGCTCTTGACAATGCCGCTGCCAAGGTGCTAGTAAACATCTCCAAGGTCCAAGACGACGAAGTCGGTGACGGTACCACCTCGGTGGCTGTTTTGGCCGCTGAGCTACTTCGAGAAGCCGAGAAGCTGGTCGACAAGAAGATTCACCCCCAGACCATCATTGAAGGCTACCGGATAGCCAGTCAGGCTGCCTTGAAAGCTCTCGAGGAATCAGCCGTTGACCACAGCAAGAGCCCCGAGGCTTTCCGTAAAGACCTTCTTTCCATCGCACGAACGACCCTGAGTTCCAAAGTCCTGGCTCAAGATAGAGATCACTTCGCCACCCTTGCTTGCGATGCTGTCCTACGACTGAAGAAGTCGTCCGATCTCAGCCACATCCAGATTatcaagaaggctggtgGCAAGCTCAGCGAGTCATACCTTGACGAGGGCTTCATTCTGGATAAGAAGATTGGTGTTAACCAGCCCAAGCGGTTagaaaaggccaagatttTGGTAGCCAACACATCTATGGATACCGACAAGGTCAAGATCTTTGGAGCTAGAATGAAGGTCGGCGCCACCAGCAAGCTTGCCGAGCTAGAGAAGGCTGAGAAAGACAAGATGAAGGCCAAGGTCGACAAGATCAAGGCTCACGGTATCAATTGCTTCATCAACCGCCAGCTCATCTACAACTGGCCGGAGCAACTGTTTACTGACGCCggcatcatgtccattgAGCACGCCGACTTCGATGGCATCGAGCGTCTGGCGCTTGTCACTGGTGGTGAGATTGCGTCGACCTTTGATCATCCGGAGCAGGTCAAACTGGGGCAGTGTGACTTGATTGAGGAGGTCATCATTGGCGAGGATACTCTGATCAAGTTCTCTGGTGTGTCTGCTGGAGAGGCATGCACCATTGTCCTGCGAGGTGCCACTGAGCAGCTGTTGGATGAGGCCGAGCGCAGTCTGCATGATGCTCTGGCCGTCTTGTCACAGACTGTCATCGAACCTAGAACGACATTGGGAGGCGGATGCGCTGAGATGGTTatggccaaggctgttgatggtgcTGCTACTCGCGTTGAAGGCAAGAAGCAATTAGCTGTTTCCAGCTTCGCCATCGCATTGCGACAGCTTCCTACCATCCTTGCAGACAACGCTGGTCTCGATTCAGGCGATCTTGTTTCAAGGTTGCGAAAGCACATTTACGACGGTCTTTCTACGTATGGTCTGGACCTTTTGACTcctggcggtggtgttgccgACATGCGAGACCTTGGCGTTATTGAGAGCTACAAGTTGAAGCGAGCGGTTGTGTCGTCAGCCAGTGAAGCGGCCGAG CTTCTCCTTCGAGTAGACGACATTATTCGAGCTGCGCCTCGACGGCGGGAGCGCATGTAA
- a CDS encoding TBC1 domain family member 14 (similar to Magnaporthe oryzae 70-15 XP_003708714.1) — protein sequence MMREQVVGNILPSPGSPPGMTTSKSSKSSSFQSLNSDDGSVLADVGHFEDIGLDDDNVTLKVNVRPGPTPLTTSIGRNLAGGKRPPGPKPRRSFPNLQTNVYAANPRSTSLAGLTDPRSLSLNRGHSTTSLLVSQRNRSTSPGLSLNPRDVNLPSKPQPRPRRGSWQASRERKSLQELEHECDEDDGDDIPDGVVLENVPISPRPAHERPPSRAPSVSPSPDRAPKERVRSVGNGTPAVAQAQGSLRSPSWKADATDKAPPSPLKLRANSWNLALAELNAESKALTEKLEEHADELYDRFSRRPSGSARPNTWDSSQLPYDHVYDKKERVKSSTPELPPLRRTNIMVDPLPISKEKEAVLSRTRPSWLPPKDPAEERRHLKQYQKMMAASAKADERREAARRSRTESRDNTADNLMHIWEGDIIPRWNDAIRERRTRDMWWRGVAPRSRGLVWARAIGNELGLTEATFRTALARAQDLEERVRTDRADAEDTRRAKWFEHIRKDASNKTWKDLKIFEITGPLHQSLVDVLSAYAMYRNDIGYVSGCNTIAALLLLNLPNAESAFVALANVLNRPLPLSFFTADETAQASAYNLALQTLGHKSRPLHEHLTKIVQDLTPELYLADMFLSMFTGNLAIDEAARLWDVYVFEGDALLVRAAVALLLSREMALLGSKTSEEVVAVMARVNSSPGSARAVGEVGAEDRFMAAVRDAGKA from the exons ATGATGCGCGAACAGGTTGTTGGCAACATTCTTCCGAGCCCTGGATCTCCCCCCGGAATGACTACATCCAAAAGCTCAAAATCATCCTCCTTCCAGTCGCTTAATAGTGATGACGGCAGCGTCCTGGCCGACGTTGGCCACTTCGAAGACATTGGCCTGGACGATGACAATGTCACCCTCAAAGTCAATGTTCGCCCAGGACCAACGCCATTGACCACCTCGATTGGGCGCAATTTGGCAGGCGGAAAACGGCCACCGGGCCCAAAACCGCGCCGGTCGTTTCCAAACCTCCAAACAAACGTCTACGCAGCTAATCCCCGAAGCACAAGCCTCGCCGGCCTCACGGATCCGCGCTCGCTCTCCTTAAATCGAGGACATTCTACAACATCTTTACTTGTGTCCCAAAGAAATCGCAGCACCAGTCCCGGTTTATCTCTGAACCCCAGGGACGTCAACCTGCCGTCAAAGCCGCAGCCCAGACCCCGGAGGGGAAGCTGGCAGGCGAGCCGTGAGCGCAAGAGCTTGCAAGAGCTTGAACATGAGtgtgatgaggacgatggcgatgacatTCCCGATGGCGTGGTCCTTGAAAACGTTCCCATTTCTCCCCGCCCTGCTCACGAGCGCCCCCCAAGTCGAGCTCCGTCAGTTTCACCGTCACCAGACCGTGCTCCCAAAGAACGGGTACGAAGCGTTGGGAATGGCACACCAGCCGTTGCTCAAGCACAGGGGTCGCTGCGCTCTCCATCGTGGAAAGCGGATGCCACCGACAAAGCGCCTCCAAGCCCTCTTAAACTACGCGCCAATAGCTGGAATCTGGCTCTCGCAGAATTGAATGCTGAATCCAAAGCCTTGACCGAGAAGTTGGAGGAGCATGCGGACGAGCTGTATGACCGATTCAGCAGGCGGCCTTCTGGATCAGCCAGACCCAACACCTGGGACTCCAGCCAGTTGCCTTACGATCATGTGTACGACAAAAAGGAACGAGTCAAGTCGTCAACACCCGAGTTACCTCCGTTACGTAGAACAAACATCATGGTCGATCCTCTACCTATTTCcaaagagaaggaagctGTTCTCAGCCGGACACGACCGTCCTGGCTGCCACCCAAGGATCCAGCCGAAGAGCGCCGTCACCTCAAGCAGTATCAGAAAATGATGGCCGCCAGTGCCAAGGCAGATGAGAGACGTGAAGCCGCGCGACGTTCTAGAACAGAGTCCCGGGACAACACCGCTGACAATCTTATGCATATCTGGGAAGGCGATATTATCCCACGGTGGAATGATGCCATACGCGAGAGACGAACGAGGGACATGTGGTGGCGGGGAGTTGCTCCCAGAAGTCGTGGTCTCGTTTGGGCTCGTGCCATTGGCAATGAGCTTGGTCTGACGGAAGCTACTTTTCGGACGGCTTTGGCACGAGCCCAGGATTTGGAAGAGCGTGTTCGGACCGACCGGGCGGATGCTGAAGATACCAGACGAGCCAAATGGTTTGAGCACATTCGCAAAGATGCAAGCAATAAGACCTGGAAAGACCTCAAGATCTTTGAGATCACCGGACCGCTACACCAGTCGTTGGTGGATGTGCTCAGTGCATACGCCATGTACAGGAATGACATTGGTTACGTGTCTGGGTGTAAT ACCATTGCAGCATTGCTCCTTTTAAACCTCCCGAATGCCGAATCAGCTTTTGTTGCGCTTGCCAACGTATTGAACCGACCTCTACCTCTATCATTCTTCACCGCCGACGAGACAGCACAAGCCTCTGCCTATAATCTGGCTTTACAGACACTTGGCCACAAATCGCGACCGCTTCATGAACATTTGACCAAAATTGTGCAGGATCTGACGCCGGAGCTTTACTTGGCCGACATGTTCCTCAGCATGTTCACTGGCAATCTTGCTATTGACGAAGCAGCACGCTTATGGGATGTGTATGTGTTTGAGGGCGATGCCTTACTGGTTCGAGCCGCCGTGGCGCTGTTGCTCTCTCGTGAAATGGCCCTTCTTGGGAGCAAGACTTCTGAAGAGGTCGTGGCTGTTATGGCACGGGTAAACTCGAGTCCTGGATCAGCACGGGCTGTAGGTGAAGTTGGAGCCGAGGACCGATTCATGGCAGCAGTCCGTGACGCTGGAAAGGCTTGA
- a CDS encoding HMG box protein (similar to Metarhizium acridum CQMa 102 XP_007812969.1), which translates to MPSGYKHGDTPQKAMVRGTISYLESQGLPVNKSAIFRHFELSRSQGYAALSSARSKRNDPEWEETRGRPSKISSEDQQKMENILWDEAYENVYLNWAGLAKHSGVEMDFNSRTMHRAMGTMGYRRCLACGRGWVNRRVRERRVEWARKMLDTFAGDDMAWKRVRFGSELHFGFGLDGAMRVLPRPGEKYCPSCDEAHDEIGKEEPMDDARWSRDVKRVHAWACVGYNFKSELVFYDESTSPNSSGTITMTDYRDKVLEKHVKPWLQPSNGGPQSFTLEEDADSFAHGSGSKVNLVQQWKDANSLRSHFNCGDSPDLSPLDSLWPAGKQWKLSAPLKDWGDESLRDAARRAWKEVVVEQDRVNVWVGFMTARLRAVIDSEGKMVPW; encoded by the coding sequence ATGCCCTCAGGCTATAAACATGGTGACACGCCACAGAAGGCCATGGTCCGTGGAACCATAAGCTACCTCGAATCGCAAGGCCTGCCTGTCAACAAATCCGCCATATTTCGACACTTTGAATTATCTCGCTCCCAGGGCTACGCAGCACTCAGTAGCGCCAGGTCCAAGCGGAATGATCCCGAGTGGGAAGAGACGCGTGGCCGACCAAGCAAGATATCTTCAGAGGACCAGCAAAAGATGGAGAATATCCTCTGGGACGAGGCGTATGAGAATGTATATCTCAATTGGGCGGGTTTAGCGAAACATTCGGGTGTAGAAATGGACTTTAATTCGAGGACCATGCACAGAGCCATGGGTACAATGGGATACAGACGGTGTTTGGCCTGTGGACGAGGCTGGGTGAATAGGAGAgtgagggagaggagggtgGAATGGGCGCGCAAGATGCTGGATACTTTTGCGGGCGACGACATGGCTTGGAAACGGGTTAGGTTCGGAAGTGAGCTGCATTTTGGATTTGGACTCGACGGTGCGATGAGGGTGTTGCCTCGGCCGGGCGAGAAGTACTGTCCCAGCTGTGACGAGGCACACGACGAAATTGGCAAGGAAGAACCGATGGACGATGCAAGATGGTCAAGAGACGTCAAGAGGGTGCATGCATGGGCGTGCGTAGGGTACAACTTCAAAAGCGAACTCGTGTTTTACGATGAATCAACGAGCCCCAACTCATCTGGAACGATCACCATGACCGACTACCGCGACAAAGTGTTGGAAAAGCACGTCAAACCGTGGCTGCAACCATCAAACGGTGGACCGCAGTCCTTCACCCtcgaagaagatgccgactCGTTTGCCCACGGATCAGGCAGCAAGGTCAACCTCGTGCAGCAGTGGAAAGACGCAAACTCCCTGAGGAGCCATTTCAACTGCGGCGATAGTCCCGACTTGAGTCCCTTGGATTCTTTGTGGCCGGCCGGGAAGCAGTGGAAGTTGAGTGCACCGTTGAAGGATTGGGGCGATGAGAGCTTGAGAGACGCGGCGAGACGGGCGTGGAAAGAGGTGGTCGTTGAGCAGGACAGGGTGAATGTCTGGGTTGGCTTTATGACGGCGAGACTGAGGGCAGTTATTGACAGTGAGGGTAAGATGGTGCCGTGGTGA
- a CDS encoding oleate delta-12 desaturase (similar to Neosartorya fischeri NRRL 181 XP_001264510.1), whose translation MAAASSALPKNPVLRRTATTATATDSESSAAVTPVDSPRPSASSTSLSSLSSLDVSDKKDEYTGLLDTYGNKFTPPDFTIKDIRDAIPKHCFERSALTGYSYILRDIVCLASTFYVFHNFVTPEYVPSTPLRFVLWGIYTALQGLFGTGLWVIAHECGHGAFSPSTVINDLTGWVLHSALLVPYFSWKFSHSAHHKATGHMERDMVFLPRTREQQATRVGRMVHELGELCEETPIYTFLHLLAQQLIGWPNYLLTNVTGHNFHERQREGRGKGKKNGYGGGVNHFDPSAPIFDNKHAKYIVLSDIGLAIAFSALAYLGNRFGWANMAVWYFIPYLWVNHWLVAITFLQHTDPTLPHYTNEEWNFVRGAAATIDREMGFVGRHLLHGIIETHVLHHYVSSIPFYNADEASEAIKPVMGKHYRSDTKDGPWGFIRALWQSARWCQWVEPSADAEGAGKGVLFFRNSNGLGTKPIAMKAP comes from the exons ATGGCCGCTGCCTCGTCTGCTCTGCCAAAGAACCCCGTTCTGCGGCGTACCGCTACTACGGCCACAGCCACCGACTCGGAATCCTCTGCCGCCGTCACCCCCGTCGACTCGCCCCGACCTTCGGCCTCGTCCACCTCTCTGTCGTCTCTCTCGTCGCTCGATGTTTCCGATAAGAAGGACGAGTACACTGGTCTTCTCGACACCTATGGCAACAAGTTTACCCCTCCCGATTTCACCATCAAGGATATTCGCGATGCCATCCCCAAGCATTGCTTTGAGCGATCCGCCCTTACTGGCTACAGCTATATCCTGCGCGACATAGTCTGTCTTGCCTCCACCTTCTACGTCTTCCACAACTTTGTCACCCCCGAATATGTGCCCTCGACTCCCTTGCGATTTGTCCTTTGGGGCATCTACACTGCTCTCCAAGGTCTGTTTGGAACTGGTCTCTGGGTTATTGCCCACGAGTGCGGTCATGGCGCTTTCTCTCCTTCCACCGTCATCAACGATTTGACCGGTTGGGTGCTGCACTCGGCTCTTCTTGTGCCCTATTTCAGCTGGAAGTTCTCACACAGCGCTCACCACAAGGCCACTGGCCACATGGAGCGTGACATGGTCTTCCTTCCCCGAACTCGTGAGCAGCAGGCCACTCGTGTTGGACGCATGGTCCATGAGCTTGGCGAACTTTGCGAAGAGACACCCATCTACACCTTCTTGCATCTCCTCGCTCAGCAGCTCATCGGCTGGCCCAACTACCTTCTCACCAACGTTACTGGCCACAACTTCCATGAGCGCCAGCGTGAGGGTCgcggcaagggcaagaagaatgGCTACGGCGGCGGTGTCAACCACTTTGACCCCAGCGCCCCCATCTTCGACAACAAGCACGCCAAGTACATTGTCCTCTCCGACATTGGCCTCGCCATTGCTTTCAGTGCTCTCGCCTATCTCGGTAACCGATTCGGATGGGCCAACATGGCGGTCTGGTACTTTATCCCATATCTGTGGGTGAACCACTGGCTTG TTGCCATTACTTTCCTTCAGCACACCGACCCTACTCTGCCTCACTACACCAACGAGGAGTGGAACTTCGTCCGTGGCGCCGCTGCCACCATTGATCGTGAGATGGGCTTCGTTGGCCGACACCTCCTCCACGGCATTATCGAGACCCATGTCCTCCACCACTATGTCAGCTCCATTCCCTTCTACAATGCCGATGAGGCCTCTGAGGCCATCAAGCCTGTTATGGGCAAGCACTACCGCTCCGACACCAAAGATGGCCCCTGGGGCTTCATTCGTGCCCTGTGGCAGAGCGCCCGCTGGTGCCAGTGGGTTGAGCCAAGTGCCGACGCTGAGGGTGCTGGCAAGGGCGTTCTGTTCTtccgcaacagcaatggtCTTGGTACTAAGCCCATCGCCATGAAGGCGCCGTGA
- a CDS encoding galactose oxidase (similar to Neosartorya fischeri NRRL 181 XP_001261635.1), protein MKFTAETVLLATLFAGHVAALVPRKIKLKQHYRENSTFAKLWAAAPIGNEINRAGWKVTCDSFEPGNECGKAIDGNNNSFWHTKYDGSNLPHQIVVDFGTVKNVNGISALPRQDDNDHGFIAQHDVSVSTDGKTWESVAGGNWYGGDKTLKFANFETRSIRYVRLKATSEVNGNPWTSLAEIKAYEAKAGPTAYNQNGKWGPTINFPTVPVAATVDPNSGKVIVWSSYTYDNYLGSSQDRVFTSIWDPKTGIVTPKLVDNTDHDMFCPGISIDGTGKMVVTGGNSAQKTTLYDFASQTWIPGPDMNLPRGYQASATLSDGRVFTIGGCWSGGWFEKNGEVYDPKAKTWKNLSGALVKPMLTNDAQGIYRADNHGWFFGWKSGSVFQAGPSTAMNWYSTTGNGGVTPAGQRKSDRGVDGDSMNGNAVMYDATQGKILTFGGAPSYQDSDATAHAHLITIGNPGTQAKVQFASNGLWSARSFHTSVVLPDGNVFITGGQSYAVPFSDDTPQLTPELYKPADDSFYQQQPNSIIRVYHSISLLLPDGRVLNAGGGLCGDCNTNHFDGQIFTPQYLLTSTGQPATRPVIKSATLSGRKITISTDSAVSTASLIRFGTATHTVNTDQRRIPLTLTKTGTNMYTANAPTDSGILLPGYYMLFVMNANGVPSVSKTLSFLV, encoded by the coding sequence ATGAAGTTCACAGCCGAGACTGTGCTTCTTGCCACTCTTTTTGCTGGGCATGTCGCCGCCCTGGTGCCGAGAAAGATAAAGCTCAAGCAGCATTATCGCGAGAATTCGACCTTTGCGAAACTCTGGGCTGCAGCACCCATTGGCAACGAAATCAACCGCGCCGGTTGGAAAGTAACTTGCGATAGCTTCGAGCCAGGCAACGAATGTGGAAAAGCCATTGACGGAAACAACAATAGCTTTTGGCATACAAAGTATGACGGTTCGAATCTTCCCCACCAGATTGTTGTCGATTTCGGTACCGTAAAAAATGTCAATGGTATTTCCGCACTGCCTCGACAGGACGACAACGACCATGGCTTCATTGCCCAGCACGACGTATCGGTCAGCACTGACGGAAAGACGTGGGAATCGGTTGCGGGAGGAAACTGGTATGGTGGTGATAAGACCCTGAAATTCGCCAATTTCGAAACCCGTTCCATTCGTTATGTTCGCCTCAAGGCCACAAGTGAAGTCAATGGCAACCCCTGGACAAGTCTAGCTGAGATCAAAGCCTACGAAGCCAAAGCTGGGCCGACTGCGTACAACCAAAACGGAAAATGGGGACCGACTATCAACTTCCCTACCGTCCCTGTTGCGGCGACCGTTGATCCTAACTCGGGCAAGGTCATTGTGTGGTCGTCATACACCTACGACAACTACCTTGGATCTTCACAAGATCGGGTCTTCACCTCTATTTGGGACCCAAAGACTGGCATTGTCACTCCTAAACTAGTGGATAACACTGACCACGACATGTTCTGCCCCGGTATTTCCATCGACGGTACCGGCAAGATGGTGGTCACAGGCGGTAACTCTGCGCAAAAGACTACTCTGTACGACTTTGCAAGCCAAACATGGATCCCCGGCCCGGACATGAATCTGCCCCGAGGCTATCAGGCATCTGCAACCTTGTCGGATGGCCGTGTATTCACAATTGGAGGCTGCTGGAGCGGAGGTTGGTTTGAAAAGAACGGCGAAGTTTACGACCCCAAGGCCAAAACCTGGAAGAACCTGTCGGGAGCTTTGGTCAAACCCATGCTTACCAACGATGCTCAGGGCATATATCGTGCAGATAACCACGGCTGGTTCTTTGGCTGGAAGAGTGGCAGCGTCTTTCAAGCTGGGCCTAGCACGGCCATGAATTGGTATTCCACCACCGGCAATGGGGGCGTCACACCGGCCGGTCAGAGAAAGTCTGACCGAGGCGTGGATGGAGACTCAATGAACGGCAACGCCGTCATGTACGACGCTACCCAGGGCAAGATCCTAACGTTTGGCGGTGCGCCCTCGTACCAGGACAGTGATGCCACGGCCCACGCTCACTTGATCACCATTGGAAATCCCGGCACGCAAGCCAAAGTCCAATTTGCCTCCAATGGACTCTGGAGTGCTCGCTCATTCCATACATCTGTCGTCCTCCCCGACGGCAATGTCTTCATCACCGGCGGGCAAAGCTACGCCGTGCCGTTCTCAGATGACACGCCGCAACTTACACCCGAGTTATACAAGCCAGCCGACGATAGCTTCTACCAACAGCAACCTAATTCCATTATTCGCGTATATCACAGCATTTCACTCCTTCTCCCCGACGGCCGAGTCCTCAACGCCGGTGGCGGTCTCTGCGGCGACTGCAACACCAACCATTTCGACGGCCAGATCTTCACACCACAATACCTTCTTACCAGCACTGGCCAACCGGCTACTCGCCCCGTCATCAAATCTGCCACGCTCTCTGGACGCAAAATCACAATCAGCACCGACTCCGCAGTCTCTACTGCATCACTCATTCGTTTCGGAACTGCCACACACACTGTCAACACTGACCAGCGTCGTATCCCACTGACGCTGACCAAAACCGGTACAAATATGTACACGGCTAATGCGCCTACTGATTCAGGCATCTTACTACCCGGCTACTACATGCTGTTTGTCATGAATGCCAATGGGGTGCCTAGTGTTTCCAAGACACTTAGCTTCCTTGTATAG